The following is a genomic window from Bordetella petrii.
GTTTGCCCTTGGTGTCCTTGCCGAACGACACGGTGCCGGTAACGTCGGCCAGCATGCCGGCGTCCTTCGGCGAGCGCGCTTCGAACAGCTCGGCCACGCGCGGCAGACCGCCGGTAATGTCGCGGGTCTTTTGCGATTCTTGCGGAATACGCGCCAGCACTTCACCCACCGCCACTTGCTGACCATCGCGCACGGTGATCAGCGCGCCCACCGGGAACGAGATATTCACCGAGTGATCGGTGCCGGCGATCTTGACGTCTTCGCCGTTCTCGTTGACCAGTTTGATCTGCGGACGCGTAACGGTCTTGCCGCTGCGGGTCTTGGGGGTGATCACGACCAGGGTCGACAGACCGGTGATCTCGTCGAGCTGCTTGGCGACGGTGACGCCTTCTTCGATGTTCTCGAAGCGCACCGCGCCGCCGTACTCGGACACGATCGGACGAGTCAGCGGATCCCACGTTGCCAGGCGGGTGCCGGCCTTGACGGCTTCGCCGTCGCCGACCAGCACAGTAGCGCCGTACGGGATCTTGTGACGTTCGCGCTCACGACCGTTGTCGTCGAAGATCGCCAGTTCGCCCGAACGCGAGATCGCCACGCGTTCGCCCTTGGCGTTGGTGACATACCGCATCGTGCTGGCAAAGCCCACCTTACCGGTCGACTTGGTTTCGACCGCGCTGGCCAGGGCCGAACGCGATGCCGCGCCACCGATGTGGAACGTACGCATGGTGAGCTGCGTGCCGGGTTCGCCGATGGACTGGGCGGCAATGACGCCGACAGCTTCGCCGACGTTGACGTGCGAGCCGCGGCCGAGGTCGCGGCCATAGCAGTGCGCGCACAGGCCATGACGGGTTTCGCAAGTAAGGGGCGTGCGCACCTTCACTTCGTCGACGCCGATGCGGTCGATCAGGTCGACCAGGTCTTCGTCGAGCAGCGTGCCGGCGGCAATGGCCGTTTCCTGCGTGTCGGGATCGACCACGTCGATGGCAGCCACACGGCCCAGAATGCGGTCGCGCAGCGGCTCGATGACTTCACCGCCTTCGACCAGCGCCTTCATGGCGTAGCCCTGGGTGGTGCCGCAATCGTCTTCGGTAATGACCAGGTCTTGCGTCACGTCGACCAGACGGCGGGTCAGGTAACCCGAGTTCGCCGTCTTCAGCGCGGTGTCGGCCAAGCCCTTGCGCGCGCCGTGGGTCGAAATGAAGTACTGCAGAACGTTCAGGCCTTCGCGGAAGTTCGCGGTAATGGGCGTCTCGATGATGGAGCCGTCAGGCTTGGCCATCAGGCCGCGCATGCCGGCCAGCTGGCGGATCTGGGCCGCGGAACCGCGGGCGCCGGAGTCGGCCATCATGTAGATCGAGTTGAACGATTCCTGGCGCACTTCTTCGCCATGGCGGTTGACCACGGGTTCCGTGGCCAGTTGCTCCATCATGGCTTTGCCGACCTTGTCGCTGGCCTTGCCCCAGATGTCGACCACATTGTTGTAGCGCTCTTGCGAGGTGACCAGACCCGACGAGTACTGCTTGTCGATTTCCTTCACTTCGCGGCTGGCCTCGGCCAGGATGCCTTCCTTGGCCTTGGGAATCAGCATGTCGCCCATGGCGATCGAGATGCCACCGCGGGTGGCCAGGCGGAAGCCCGACTGCATCAGCTTGTCGGCGAAGATCACCGTGTCGCGCAAGCCGCAACGGCGGAACGACTGGTTAATCAGGCGCGAGATTTCCTTCTTCTTCAGCGCCTTGTTCAGCACCGTGAAGGGCAGGCCCTTGGGCAGGATTTCCGACAGCAGCGCGCGGCCGACCGTGGTTTCGTGACGGCGCAGCACCGGCTGGAATTCGCCGTTGTCGTCGCGCTCGTACTCGGTCAGACGCACCGTGATGCGCGACTGCAGCTCGACTTCGCCGTTGTCATAGGCACGCTGCACTTCGGCCACGTCGGTGAAGAAAATGCCTTCGCCCTTGCCGTTGATGCGTTCGCGCGTCGTGTAGTACAGGCCGAGCACGATGTCCTGCGACGGCACGATGGACGGTTCGCCGTTGGCCGGGAACAGCACGTTGTTCGAGGCCAGCATCAGGGTGCGCGCTTCCAGCTGCGCTTCCAGCGACAGCGGCACGTGCACGGCCATCTGGTCGCCGTCGAAGTCGGCGTTGAACGCCGCGCAGACCAGCGGGTGCAGTTGGATGGCCTTGCCTTCGATCAGCACCGGCTCGAACGCCTGGATGCCCAGGCGGTGCAGCGTGGGCGCCCGGTTCAGCATGACCGGGTGTTCGCGGATGACTTCTTCCAGAATGTCCCACACCACCGGTTCCTGGCTTTCGACCAGCTTCTTGGCGGCCTTGATGGTGGTGGCCAGGCCCATCATTTCAAGACGGTTGAAGATGAAGGGCTTGAACAGTTCCAGCGCCATCAGCTTGGGCAGGCCGCACTGGTGCAGCTTGAGTTGCGGGCCCACCACGATGACCGAACGGCCGGAGTAGTCGACGCGCTTGCCCAGCAGGTTCTGGCGGAAGCGGCCGCTCTTACCTTTGATCATGTCGGCCAGCGACTTCAGCTGGCGCTTGTTGGCGCCCGTCATGGCCTTGCCGCGGCGGCCGTTGTCGAGCAGCGAGTCGACGGCTTCCTGCAGCATGCGCTTTTCGTTGCGCAGAATGATTTCCGGCGCCTTGAGTTCGAGCAGGCGCTTCAACCGGTTGTTGCGGTTGATGACGCGGCGGTACAGGTCGTTAAGGTCGGACGTGGCAAAGCGGCCGCCATCGAGCGGCACCAGCGGACGCAGGTCCGGCGGCAGCACGGGCAGCACTTCCATGACCATCCATTCGGCCTTGATGCCCGACTTCTGGAAGCCTTCCAGCACCTTCAGGCGCTTGGAGATTTTCTTGATCTTGGCTTCGGAGCTGGTGGCCTTGAGCTCGCCGCGCAGCGTTTCCACTTCGCGGTCGATGTCGATGGTGCGCAGCAGTTCGCGCACGGCTTCGGCACCCATCAGGGCGCGGAAGTCGTCACCGTACTCTTCGGTCTTGGCCAGGAAGTCGTCGTCGGACATGATCTGGCCGCGCTTGAGCGGCGTCATGCCGGGCTCGATGACGCACCAGGCTTCGAAATACAGCACGCGTTCGATGTCGCGCAGCGTCATGTCGAGCACCATGCCCAGGCGCGACGGCAGGCTCTTCAGGAACCAGATGTGCGCAACCGGGCTGGCCAGCTCGATGTGGCCCATGCGCTCGCGGCGCACCTTGGCCACCGTGACTTCGACGCCGCACTTCTCGCAGATCACGCCACGATGCTTCAGGCGCTTGTATTTTCCGCAAAGGCATTCGTAGTCTTTGATCGGGCCAAAGATCTTCGAGCAGAACAGGCCATCGCGTTCGGGCTTGAACGTACGATAGTTGATGGTTTCGGGCTTGCGGACTTCGCCGTAAGACCACGAACGAATTTTCTCGGGCGAGGCGATGCCGATCTTGATGGCATCGAACTGCTCGTCTTGCGAGACTTGCTTGAAGAGGTCGAGTAGCGCTTTCATTAGTTACGCTCCAGATCCATGTCGAGGGCCAACGAGCGGATTTCCTTGACCAGCACGTTGAACGATTCCGGCATGCCGGCATCGATGACGTGATCGCCCTTGACGATGTTTTCGTAAACCTTGGTGCGGCCGGTGATGTCGTCGGACTTCACCGTCAGCATTTCCTGCAGGGTGTAGGCGGCGCCGTAAGCTTCCAGCGCCCACACTTCCATTTCGCCGAAACGCTGGCCGCCGAACTGCGCCTTGCCGCCCAGCGGTTGCTGGGTCACCAGCGAGTACGGCCCGGTGGAACGCGCGTGCATCTTGTCGTCGACCAAGTGGTGCAGCTTCAGGTAGTGCATGTAGCCGACCGTGACCGGGCGCTCGAATTTCTCGCCGGTGCGGCCGTCGAACAGCCATGCCTGGGTGCGCGAATCGGTAAGCTGCATGCGCTTGGCGACTTCGTCGGGGTACGCCAGCTCGAGCATCTTGCCGATTTCTTCCTCGGTGGCGCCGTCGAACACCGGCGTCGCGAACGGCACGCCGTTCTTGAGGTTCTGCGCCAGCTC
Proteins encoded in this region:
- the rpoC gene encoding DNA-directed RNA polymerase subunit beta', yielding MKALLDLFKQVSQDEQFDAIKIGIASPEKIRSWSYGEVRKPETINYRTFKPERDGLFCSKIFGPIKDYECLCGKYKRLKHRGVICEKCGVEVTVAKVRRERMGHIELASPVAHIWFLKSLPSRLGMVLDMTLRDIERVLYFEAWCVIEPGMTPLKRGQIMSDDDFLAKTEEYGDDFRALMGAEAVRELLRTIDIDREVETLRGELKATSSEAKIKKISKRLKVLEGFQKSGIKAEWMVMEVLPVLPPDLRPLVPLDGGRFATSDLNDLYRRVINRNNRLKRLLELKAPEIILRNEKRMLQEAVDSLLDNGRRGKAMTGANKRQLKSLADMIKGKSGRFRQNLLGKRVDYSGRSVIVVGPQLKLHQCGLPKLMALELFKPFIFNRLEMMGLATTIKAAKKLVESQEPVVWDILEEVIREHPVMLNRAPTLHRLGIQAFEPVLIEGKAIQLHPLVCAAFNADFDGDQMAVHVPLSLEAQLEARTLMLASNNVLFPANGEPSIVPSQDIVLGLYYTTRERINGKGEGIFFTDVAEVQRAYDNGEVELQSRITVRLTEYERDDNGEFQPVLRRHETTVGRALLSEILPKGLPFTVLNKALKKKEISRLINQSFRRCGLRDTVIFADKLMQSGFRLATRGGISIAMGDMLIPKAKEGILAEASREVKEIDKQYSSGLVTSQERYNNVVDIWGKASDKVGKAMMEQLATEPVVNRHGEEVRQESFNSIYMMADSGARGSAAQIRQLAGMRGLMAKPDGSIIETPITANFREGLNVLQYFISTHGARKGLADTALKTANSGYLTRRLVDVTQDLVITEDDCGTTQGYAMKALVEGGEVIEPLRDRILGRVAAIDVVDPDTQETAIAAGTLLDEDLVDLIDRIGVDEVKVRTPLTCETRHGLCAHCYGRDLGRGSHVNVGEAVGVIAAQSIGEPGTQLTMRTFHIGGAASRSALASAVETKSTGKVGFASTMRYVTNAKGERVAISRSGELAIFDDNGRERERHKIPYGATVLVGDGEAVKAGTRLATWDPLTRPIVSEYGGAVRFENIEEGVTVAKQLDEITGLSTLVVITPKTRSGKTVTRPQIKLVNENGEDVKIAGTDHSVNISFPVGALITVRDGQQVAVGEVLARIPQESQKTRDITGGLPRVAELFEARSPKDAGMLADVTGTVSFGKDTKGKQRLVITDLEGVSHEFLIPKEKQVLVHDGQVVNKGEMIVDGPADPHDILRLQGIEKLATYIVDEVQDVYRLQGVKINDKHIEVIVRQMLRRVNIVDAGDTEFIPGEQVERSELLNENDRVTAEGKRPATYDNVLLGITKASLSTDSFISAASFQETTRVLTEAAIMGKRDDLRGLKENVIVGRLIPAGTGLAYHMARKDKEALEAAEREAARQLANPFEDAPVTVDADAPQSDAGQEGSAE